In the genome of Vicia villosa cultivar HV-30 ecotype Madison, WI linkage group LG7, Vvil1.0, whole genome shotgun sequence, one region contains:
- the LOC131620458 gene encoding hypersensitive-induced response protein 1-like: MGLALGCLQVEQSTVAIREVFGKYEDVLEPGCHCVPWFMGRQIAGYLSLRVQQLDVHCETKTKDNVFVTVVASVQFRAMAEKAVDAFYKLTNTREQIQAYVFDVIRATVPKMELDSSFEQKNDIAKAVEEELEKAMSAYGYEIVQTLIVDIEPDEHVKRAMNEINAAARLRLAANEKAEAEKILYIKRAEGDAESKYLAGLGIARQRQAIVDGLRDSVVAFAENVPGTSSKDVMDMVLVTQYFDTLKEIGASSKSNSVFVPHGPGAVKDIASQVREGLLQGNVAGR; encoded by the exons ATGGGACTAGCTCTGGGTTGTCTTCAAGTCGAACAATCAACAGTAGCGATCCGAGAagtttttggaaaatatgaggatgtGCTTGAACCTGGTTGCCACTGTGTGCCCTGGTTCATGGGTAGACAAATAGCTGGTTACCTTTCTTTGCGTGTGCAGCAACTAGATGTTCACTGCGAAACCAAGACAAAG GACAATGTTTTTGTGACTGTGGTTGCTTCTGTCCAATTTCGAGCAATGGCAGAAAAGGCGGTGGATGCTTTTTACAAACTTACCAATACCAGAGAACAGATCCAAGCCTATGTCTTTGATG TTATTCGGGCAACCGTTCCTAAAATGGAACTAGATTCTTCTTTTGAACAGAAGAATGATATTGCAAAAGCCGTTGAGGAAGAGCTTGAAAAG GCGATGTCTGCTTATGGCTATGAGATAGTTCAGACTCTCATTGTCGATATTGAACCCGATGAGCATGTGAAAAGAGCTATGAATGAGATAAATGCTG CTGCAAGACTTAGATTGGCTGCCAATGAGAAAGCTGAAGCAGAGAAGATTCTGTACATCAAAAGGGCAGAGGGCGACGCAGAATCAAAGTATCTAGCTGGGCTTGGAATAGCTCGTCAGCGTCAAGCCATAGTGGACGGGCTGAGGGACAGTGTCGTTGCATTTGCAGAGAATGTCCCAGGGACATCATCAAAGGATGTCATGGACATGGTTCTTGTGACTCAATATTTTGACACGCTGAAGGAGATTGGCGCATCGTCAAAATCCAATTCGGTTTTTGTTCCACACGGACCGGGTGCTGTGAAAGATATTGCTTCACAAGTCAGAGAGGGTCTTCTCCAAGGAAATGTTGCCGGGCGTTGA
- the LOC131620457 gene encoding serine/threonine-protein kinase PBL34-like translates to MGLGGENAKVVVESLDVCKSKGRKKKKKQDGVGEDEETETGCWLSFRFIGSCISTRSKVDSSVSGASTNYAESKSTIDTSRDQPSVPVVSSTTTTTSNAESNSSTSKLEEELKVASRLRKFSFNDLKLATRNFRPESLLGEGGFGCVFKGWIEENGTAAVKPGTGLTVAVKTLNHDGLQGHKEWLAEVNYLGDLVHQNLVKLIGYCIEDDQRLLVYEFMPRGSLENHLFRRALPLPWSIRMKIALGAAKGLAFLHEEAERPVIYRDFKTSNILLDAEYNAKLSDFGLAKDGPEGDKTHVSTRVMGTYGYAAPEYVMTGHLTSRSDVYSFGVVLLEMITGRRSMDKNRPNGEHNLVEWARPHLGERRRFYRLIDPRLEGHFSIKGAQKAAHLAAHCLSRDPKARPLMSEVVEALKPLPNLKDMASSSYYFQTMQADRFSASPNTRNGRQGAFTRNGQQQRSLSISHGTHASPFHHQYPQHSPKPTGKAQS, encoded by the exons ATGGGGTTAGGTGGTGAGAATGCTAAGGTGGTAGTAGAGTCTTTGGATGTGTGTAAATCAAAagggagaaagaagaagaagaagcaagatGGGGTgggggaagatgaagaaactgaaACTGGGTGTTGGCTTAGCTTTAGGTTCATTGGAAGCTGCATTTCGACAAGATCCAAAGTTGATAGCTCTGTTAGTGGCGCAAGTACTAACTATG CTGAAAGCAAATCAACTATTGATACGAGTAGAGACCAGCCATCGGTTCCAGTAGTCTCTTCGACAACCACTACTACTAGTAATGCTGAAAGCAACTCATCTACTTCGAAACTTGAAGAGGAGCTTAAAGTTGCATCCAGGCTTCGGAAATTTTCTTTCAATGATCTTAAGTTGGCAACAAGAAATTTTCGGCCCGAGAGTCTTCTTGGTGAAGGTGGGTTTGGTTGTGTGTTCAAAGGATGGATTGAAGAAAATGGAACTGCTGCCGTGAAACCCGGCACAGGACTTACCGTTGCTGTCAAAACCCTTAACCACGATGGACTACAAGGTCATAAAGAATGGCTG GCTGAAGTAAATTATCTCGGTGATTTAGTTCATCAAAACCTTGTCAAACTTATAGGCTATTGTATCGAAGATGATCAAAGGTTGCTAGTTTACGAGTTTATGCCTCGTGGAAGCCTGGAAAACCACTTGTTTAGGA GAGCCTTGCCTCTTCCGTGGTCCATTAGGATGAAAATTGCACTTGGAGCTGCAAAGGGACTCGCGTTTCTTCATGAGGAAGCCGAACGGCCTGTAATATACAGGGATTTCAAAACTTCGAATATACTATTGGATGCA GAGTACAACGCCAAGCTCTCCGACTTTGGACTCGCAAAAGATGGTCCGGAGGGTGATAAAACCCATGTGTCTACTCGAGTTATGGGAACTTATGGTTATGCCGCACCAGAATATGTCATGACAG GGCATCTTACATCAAGAAGCGATGTGTATAGTTTTGGAGTTGTACTACTTGAGATGATAACCGGGCGAAGATCCATGGACAAAAACCGACCGAATGGCGAACATAACCTCGTGGAATGGGCAAGACCGCATCTAGGAGAAAGACGAAGATTCTACAGATTGATTGACCCTCGGTTGGAAGGTCACTTCTCGATAAAAGGAGCTCAAAAAGCCGCCCATTTAGCTGCTCACTGTCTTAGCCGAGATCCAAAAGCAAGACCACTAATGAGCGAAGTTGTAGAAGCATTGAAGCCTCTCCCAAACCTAAAGGACATGGCTAGTTCATCATACTATTTCCAGACGATGCAAGCCGACCGTTTTAGCGCGAGTCCGAATACTCGAAACGGTAGACAAGGAGCGTTCACGCGGAACGGACAACAACAGAGGAGCCTTTCCATATCACATGGCACTCATGCCTCTCCATTTCACCATCAATATCCTCAACACTCACCAAAACCAACCGGAAAGGCGCAAAGTTGA